A genomic region of Dehalococcoidia bacterium contains the following coding sequences:
- a CDS encoding FAD-dependent oxidoreductase: MHELLIIGGGPAGMTAAVYAARKRLDAVLISKDIGGQPMWTGRIENYMGYQYIEGFELMDKFEQQVKQFPLEQRIGMQVASLARIDGGFEVVVDGGEKFQGKAVIVASGKRPRQLGVPGEEQFKGKGVTYCSVCDGPVFSGQKVAVIGGGNAALEAIDDMVKIAEHVYVISVTPFTGDQILIDRVRSAKNLTEFLEYEVLSISGDKLVNGIEIRDLKTGEKKKLDLSGIFVEIGLNPNSELVKGITKLNEQGEIVVNCRNETDVPGLFAAGDVTNVPEKQIVISAGEGAKAALQAHKYLQRL, encoded by the coding sequence ATGCATGAGTTGTTAATAATAGGCGGCGGGCCCGCGGGCATGACCGCGGCGGTGTACGCGGCGCGTAAGCGGCTGGACGCAGTGCTGATAAGCAAGGATATAGGCGGCCAGCCCATGTGGACGGGTCGCATTGAGAACTACATGGGCTATCAGTATATCGAGGGGTTCGAGTTGATGGACAAGTTCGAACAGCAGGTCAAGCAGTTCCCGCTCGAGCAAAGGATAGGCATGCAGGTAGCGTCGCTTGCGCGTATCGACGGCGGTTTCGAGGTTGTCGTTGACGGCGGCGAGAAGTTCCAGGGCAAGGCTGTCATCGTCGCCTCTGGCAAGAGGCCGCGCCAGCTCGGCGTCCCCGGGGAGGAGCAGTTCAAGGGGAAGGGGGTCACCTATTGCTCGGTGTGCGACGGCCCTGTTTTCTCCGGGCAGAAGGTGGCGGTCATCGGGGGCGGCAACGCGGCGCTGGAGGCTATCGACGATATGGTGAAAATCGCCGAGCATGTTTATGTAATATCGGTCACGCCGTTCACCGGCGATCAGATATTGATCGACAGGGTGCGGTCTGCCAAGAACTTGACTGAATTTCTGGAATACGAGGTATTGTCTATATCGGGTGATAAGCTGGTCAACGGCATCGAGATAAGGGACTTGAAGACCGGGGAGAAGAAGAAGCTCGATCTCAGCGGCATATTCGTCGAAATTGGATTGAACCCGAACTCGGAACTGGTCAAGGGCATAACGAAACTGAACGAGCAGGGTGAGATAGTGGTCAACTGTCGTAACGAGACCGACGTGCCGGGGCTCTTCGCCGCAGGGGATGTGACCAACGTGCCGGAGAAACAGATAGTGATATCTGCGGGAGAGGG
- a CDS encoding glutaredoxin family protein, producing MAKEVKVYSTPTCPWCKKAKQWLDANKIAYQDFNVAQDHAARDEMVKKSSQTAVPTIFIDGEIVVGFNEPALKEKLGIA from the coding sequence ATGGCTAAAGAGGTAAAGGTCTATTCAACCCCCACGTGTCCCTGGTGCAAGAAGGCCAAGCAGTGGCTTGACGCCAACAAGATCGCCTATCAGGATTTCAATGTGGCGCAGGATCACGCCGCGCGCGATGAGATGGTCAAGAAGTCTTCACAGACCGCGGTGCCTACCATTTTCATCGACGGTGAGATAGTGGTTGGCTTCAACGAGCCGGCATTGAAAGAGAAGCTGGGCATCGCGTAA